The Legionella lytica genome has a segment encoding these proteins:
- a CDS encoding CsbD family protein — MNKDIFQGKWEEIKGKMKQAWGKLTDDDYKEIEGNHQEIYGKLQKHYGYTKEEAEKIVKDFQDK, encoded by the coding sequence ATGAACAAAGATATATTCCAAGGAAAATGGGAAGAAATAAAAGGAAAAATGAAACAAGCATGGGGGAAGCTTACTGATGATGACTACAAAGAAATCGAAGGAAATCATCAGGAGATCTATGGAAAATTACAAAAACATTACGGCTATACCAAAGAAGAGGCAGAGAAAATAGTTAAAGATTTTCAGGACAAATAA
- a CDS encoding PRC-barrel domain-containing protein, translating into MKNHNVVKASEITGVKVQNTSGENIGDINEVVLDKISGQVNYLVLDFGGFLGFGNKFFAVPWNAFSYDKEDDCFVLNVDKDRLKNAPGFDKEHWPNFADRSVTESITKYYQI; encoded by the coding sequence ATGAAAAATCATAATGTGGTAAAAGCCAGTGAAATCACTGGCGTAAAAGTCCAGAATACCTCTGGAGAAAATATCGGAGATATTAACGAAGTTGTTCTTGATAAAATATCAGGACAAGTTAATTATCTGGTTTTAGATTTTGGTGGATTCCTTGGTTTTGGAAATAAATTTTTTGCTGTGCCTTGGAATGCATTTTCCTACGATAAAGAGGACGATTGCTTTGTTTTAAATGTTGATAAAGATCGTTTAAAAAATGCTCCTGGCTTTGATAAGGAACATTGGCCTAATTTCGCCGATCGTAGTGTCACAGAGTCAATTACTAAGTATTACCAAATATAA
- a CDS encoding DUF3309 family protein: protein MLSTILIILLILLLIGGLPRWNYSKDWGYGPSGLVGTLLVILLILALLGRI, encoded by the coding sequence ATGTTAAGTACTATATTGATAATTCTATTGATTTTACTGCTCATAGGAGGTCTACCCAGATGGAATTACAGCAAAGACTGGGGATATGGGCCTAGTGGTTTAGTTGGAACACTACTGGTTATTTTACTTATTTTAGCTTTATTAGGTCGTATTTAA
- a CDS encoding PaaI family thioesterase — protein MSIHEQVMQKMQEMATFFSAKNISLDLPPQSNLTLGTTYTEIEFGNMISATIPFNTKFMNPIHVFQGGFLSAAFDEVFGPLSYMAAARPVVTLELNTTFIRPFVAKDEFIHLRADLVAQSKSSIVMRAEAKTKAGKLVATATSNSLVLTDEHLQQMRN, from the coding sequence ATGTCCATCCACGAGCAAGTGATGCAGAAAATGCAGGAAATGGCTACGTTTTTTTCTGCAAAAAATATTAGCCTAGATTTGCCTCCACAATCAAATCTTACCTTGGGAACAACCTATACTGAGATTGAGTTTGGTAACATGATTAGCGCAACAATCCCATTTAATACTAAGTTTATGAATCCGATTCATGTTTTTCAAGGAGGCTTTTTAAGTGCTGCATTTGATGAAGTGTTTGGTCCCTTATCTTATATGGCCGCAGCAAGACCCGTGGTAACTCTTGAATTAAATACGACCTTTATTCGTCCATTTGTAGCAAAAGATGAGTTTATTCATTTGCGTGCCGATCTAGTCGCTCAATCCAAATCATCAATCGTTATGCGAGCAGAAGCGAAAACTAAAGCTGGAAAATTAGTGGCTACCGCCACCAGTAACTCCTTGGTATTAACCGACGAGCATTTGCAGCAAATGCGAAACTAA